From Canis lupus baileyi chromosome 16, mCanLup2.hap1, whole genome shotgun sequence, a single genomic window includes:
- the EPN3 gene encoding epsin-3 isoform X2, which produces MTTSALRRQVKNIVHNYSEAEIKVREATSNDPWGPPSSLMSEIADLTFNTVAFAEVMGMLWRRLNDSGKNWRHVYKALTLLDYLLKTGSERVAHQCRENLYTIQTLKDFQYIDRDGKDQGVNVREKVKQVMALLKDEERLRQERTHALKTKERMALEGTGIGSGQLGLGRSRGSPSSYNSSSSSPRYTSDLEQARPQTSGEEELQLQLALAMSREEAEKPVPPASHRDEDLQLQLALRLSRQEHEKEVRSWRGDDSPVANGAGAAVHRWQDKEPEREERKEEEKLKTSQSSILDLADIFAPTPAPPSTHCSADPWDIPGLRPNTEPSGSSWGPSTDPWSPVPSGSTLSRSQPWDLPPMLSSSEPWGRTPVLPARPPSTDLWAQSSPHHKLPSTGADPWGASGETSNAPGPTETKEAPECAQALPSGKPSSPVELDLFGDPIPSSKQNGTKEPDAFDLSALGEVLTQPSKEARACRTPESFLGPSASSLVNLDSLVKAPQAAKTRNPFLTGLSAPSPTNPFGGGEQGRPTLNQMRTGSPALGFPASGPVGAPLGSMTYSASLPLPLSSVPAGVTLPASVSVFPQAGAFTPPPASLPQPLLPTSGSAGPLQPPPQAGGTNPFL; this is translated from the exons ATGACGACCTCCGCGCTGCGGCGCCAGGTGAAGAACATTGTGCACAACTACTCGGAGGCAGAGATTAAGGTGCGAGAGGCCACCAGCAATGACCCGTGGGGCCCTCCCAGCTCGCTCATGTCGGAAATCGCCGACCTGACCTTTAACACGGTGGCCTTCGCTGAGGTCATGGGCATGCTGTGGCGGCGGCTGAATGACAGCGGCAAGAACTGGCGGCACGTGTACAAGGCGCTGACGCTGCTGGACTACCTGCTCAAGACGGGCTCCGAGCGGGTGGCCCACCAGTGCCGCGAGAACCTCTACACCATCCAGACGCTCAAGGACTTCCAGTACATCGACCGCGACGGCAAGGACCAGGGCGTCAACGTGCGCGAGAAGGTCAAGCAGGTGATGGCCTTGCTCAAGGACGAGGAGCGCCTCCGGCAGGAGCGCACCCACGCCCTCAAGACCAAGGAGCGCATGGCGCTGGAGGGCACGGGCATTGGCAGCGGGCAGCTGGGGCTCGGCCGCTCTCGAGGTTCCCCGTCCTCCTACAACT CCTCCTCATCATCCCCCCGCTACACCTCCGACTTGGAGCAGGCCCGGCCCCAGACATCAGGAGAAGAGGAGCTGCAGCTGCAGCTGGCTCTAGCCATGAGCCGGGAGGAGGCTGAGAAG CCGGTTCCCCCAGCCTCCCACAGGGATGAGGATCTGCAGCTGCAGCTGGCTCTGCGTCTGAGCCGGCAGGAGCATGAGAAG GAGGTGAGGTCCTGGCGGGGAGATGACTCCCCTGTAGCCAATGGCGCTGGGGCCGCTGTCCACCGTTGGCAAGAcaaagagccagagagagaagagagaaaggaggaggagaagctgaAAACCAGCCAG TCCTCCATCCTGGACTTGGCAGACATCTTCGCAcccaccccggccccgccctccACTCACTGCTCCGCTGACCCATGGGACATCCCAG GTCTCAGGCCGAACACAGAGCCCAGTGGCTCCTCCTGGGGACCTTCTACAGACCCCTGGTCTCCTGTCCCTTCAGGAAGCACCCTGTCCAGAAGCCAGCCCTGGGACTTGCCCCCTATGCTCTCCTCCTCTGAGCCCTGGGGCCGGACCCCAGTGCTGCCTGCCAGACCCCCTTCCACAGACCTCTGGGCACAGAGCTCCCCCCATCACAAGCTCCCCAGCACTGGGGCTGACCCTTGGGGGGCCTCAGGGGAGACCTCCAATGCACCTG GACCCACAGAGACCAAGGAGGCGCCAGAGtgtgcccaggccctgccctctgggaagCCCAGCAGTCCTGTGG AGCTGGACCTGTTTGGAGACCCCATCCCCAGTTCCAAGCAAAATGGCACCAAGGAGCCAGACGCCTTTGACCTGAGTGCACTGGGGGAAGTGCTAACCCAGCCCAGCAAGGAGGCCCGAGCATGCCGGACCCCTGAGTCTTTCCTGGGCCCTTCAGCCTCCTCTTTGGTCAATCTTGATTCATTAGTCAAGGCGCCCCAGGCTGCAAAGACCCGAAACCCCTTCCTGACAG GTCTCAGCGCTCCATCCCCCACCAACCCGTTCGGCGGGGGCGAGCAGGGCAGGCCGACCCTGAATCAGATGCGCACCGGGTCGCCGGCGCTGGGCTTTCCCGCCAGCGGGCCAGTCGGGGCGCCCTTGGGCTCCATGACCTACAgcgcctccctgcccctcccgctcAGCAGCGTGCCGGCCGGCGTGACCCTCCCCGCCTCGGTCAGCGTCTTCCCGCAGGCGGGAGCCTTCACGCCGCCGCCCGCCAGCCTGCCGCAGCCGCTGctgcccacgtcgggctccgcgGGGCCGCTCCAGCCACCCCCGCAGGCCGGCGGCACCAACCCCTTCCTCTGA
- the EPN3 gene encoding epsin-3 isoform X1, protein MTTSALRRQVKNIVHNYSEAEIKVREATSNDPWGPPSSLMSEIADLTFNTVAFAEVMGMLWRRLNDSGKNWRHVYKALTLLDYLLKTGSERVAHQCRENLYTIQTLKDFQYIDRDGKDQGVNVREKVKQVMALLKDEERLRQERTHALKTKERMALEGTGIGSGQLGLGRSRGSPSSYNSSSSSPRYTSDLEQARPQTSGEEELQLQLALAMSREEAEKPVPPASHRDEDLQLQLALRLSRQEHEKEVRSWRGDDSPVANGAGAAVHRWQDKEPEREERKEEEKLKTSQSSILDLADIFAPTPAPPSTHCSADPWDIPGLRPNTEPSGSSWGPSTDPWSPVPSGSTLSRSQPWDLPPMLSSSEPWGRTPVLPARPPSTDLWAQSSPHHKLPSTGADPWGASGETSNAPALGGTSPFDPFAKPPGPTETKEAPECAQALPSGKPSSPVELDLFGDPIPSSKQNGTKEPDAFDLSALGEVLTQPSKEARACRTPESFLGPSASSLVNLDSLVKAPQAAKTRNPFLTGLSAPSPTNPFGGGEQGRPTLNQMRTGSPALGFPASGPVGAPLGSMTYSASLPLPLSSVPAGVTLPASVSVFPQAGAFTPPPASLPQPLLPTSGSAGPLQPPPQAGGTNPFL, encoded by the exons ATGACGACCTCCGCGCTGCGGCGCCAGGTGAAGAACATTGTGCACAACTACTCGGAGGCAGAGATTAAGGTGCGAGAGGCCACCAGCAATGACCCGTGGGGCCCTCCCAGCTCGCTCATGTCGGAAATCGCCGACCTGACCTTTAACACGGTGGCCTTCGCTGAGGTCATGGGCATGCTGTGGCGGCGGCTGAATGACAGCGGCAAGAACTGGCGGCACGTGTACAAGGCGCTGACGCTGCTGGACTACCTGCTCAAGACGGGCTCCGAGCGGGTGGCCCACCAGTGCCGCGAGAACCTCTACACCATCCAGACGCTCAAGGACTTCCAGTACATCGACCGCGACGGCAAGGACCAGGGCGTCAACGTGCGCGAGAAGGTCAAGCAGGTGATGGCCTTGCTCAAGGACGAGGAGCGCCTCCGGCAGGAGCGCACCCACGCCCTCAAGACCAAGGAGCGCATGGCGCTGGAGGGCACGGGCATTGGCAGCGGGCAGCTGGGGCTCGGCCGCTCTCGAGGTTCCCCGTCCTCCTACAACT CCTCCTCATCATCCCCCCGCTACACCTCCGACTTGGAGCAGGCCCGGCCCCAGACATCAGGAGAAGAGGAGCTGCAGCTGCAGCTGGCTCTAGCCATGAGCCGGGAGGAGGCTGAGAAG CCGGTTCCCCCAGCCTCCCACAGGGATGAGGATCTGCAGCTGCAGCTGGCTCTGCGTCTGAGCCGGCAGGAGCATGAGAAG GAGGTGAGGTCCTGGCGGGGAGATGACTCCCCTGTAGCCAATGGCGCTGGGGCCGCTGTCCACCGTTGGCAAGAcaaagagccagagagagaagagagaaaggaggaggagaagctgaAAACCAGCCAG TCCTCCATCCTGGACTTGGCAGACATCTTCGCAcccaccccggccccgccctccACTCACTGCTCCGCTGACCCATGGGACATCCCAG GTCTCAGGCCGAACACAGAGCCCAGTGGCTCCTCCTGGGGACCTTCTACAGACCCCTGGTCTCCTGTCCCTTCAGGAAGCACCCTGTCCAGAAGCCAGCCCTGGGACTTGCCCCCTATGCTCTCCTCCTCTGAGCCCTGGGGCCGGACCCCAGTGCTGCCTGCCAGACCCCCTTCCACAGACCTCTGGGCACAGAGCTCCCCCCATCACAAGCTCCCCAGCACTGGGGCTGACCCTTGGGGGGCCTCAGGGGAGACCTCCAATGCACCTG CTCTAGGTGGTACCTCACCCTTTGACCCATTTGCCAAACCTCCAGGACCCACAGAGACCAAGGAGGCGCCAGAGtgtgcccaggccctgccctctgggaagCCCAGCAGTCCTGTGG AGCTGGACCTGTTTGGAGACCCCATCCCCAGTTCCAAGCAAAATGGCACCAAGGAGCCAGACGCCTTTGACCTGAGTGCACTGGGGGAAGTGCTAACCCAGCCCAGCAAGGAGGCCCGAGCATGCCGGACCCCTGAGTCTTTCCTGGGCCCTTCAGCCTCCTCTTTGGTCAATCTTGATTCATTAGTCAAGGCGCCCCAGGCTGCAAAGACCCGAAACCCCTTCCTGACAG GTCTCAGCGCTCCATCCCCCACCAACCCGTTCGGCGGGGGCGAGCAGGGCAGGCCGACCCTGAATCAGATGCGCACCGGGTCGCCGGCGCTGGGCTTTCCCGCCAGCGGGCCAGTCGGGGCGCCCTTGGGCTCCATGACCTACAgcgcctccctgcccctcccgctcAGCAGCGTGCCGGCCGGCGTGACCCTCCCCGCCTCGGTCAGCGTCTTCCCGCAGGCGGGAGCCTTCACGCCGCCGCCCGCCAGCCTGCCGCAGCCGCTGctgcccacgtcgggctccgcgGGGCCGCTCCAGCCACCCCCGCAGGCCGGCGGCACCAACCCCTTCCTCTGA